The Vigna unguiculata cultivar IT97K-499-35 chromosome 1, ASM411807v1, whole genome shotgun sequence nucleotide sequence ataatcactattatgaataaaaaattataatatgtttctaaattagtttctaaaatttagctactAAAGAAAATTGATCCCTAAACATTAGCTATCAAggttttttttactaaattaattgatttctaaattagtctcttaTTACttaatgaccaattataattttgtattcatagtaacaatttttttttaatttatgaattagtATCTAAGTTGGTAATTACAGTGACTAGTCACTTTTGTTCATTAAAAGTGACTAATCACTTTTGTTCATTAAAATAgattgttaattaaatattttcttgtagtgcagTGCAGGTCAAATAATCAAATAAGAGGATTTCCAAAGtgaaaaaatctaaattttaacaTGTAATAAATCATGATTTTGACACATGACCCTTATTGCACCGGTGGATAGACGTGGATAACATAATCATTATTATCCACCAAACTTTTATGTCAGACTCATACTTGTCACAGTGGAAGTAAACTTCAATTCTAAGcttcaaatacaaaattttaattactatctATAGCTTCAAAATTAGTTTACAAATACTCCATCAATGgagagaaacaaaaaaacataggTGACGAAATTCACGATAACtatcaaatcataaaataaaccATTTGACAAATTTTATGTGATGCATGACTCTTCAAATAATCCAAAATTTAGTAGTCTCTAAACCTGCATGAAATGTGTAGTGAAGTGAGATGAGAACGACAAGGACCATAAAAGGTTACAAGataaaagagttttttttttttttttctataaattggTCGTATTTAGATTCATTTCATAGTAGGTTTGAGAAAATGaaagaggagaaaataaaatgaaaacgtGAATAAAAAATCgtacataaaattttctatGTTCGAAGGGACAAAACTGGCGAGAACACCGCTAGGCGTGGAAGACAACAAACTTTCTATTTTGGGGAGTACATGACAAAGAAACCTCTAACATGTGTGCTTCATGATTTgattttgaagaagaaaaatgattttttattattaaattttaacaattttcttttataacataAGTGgtctcttttaaatattttttcatttttttatttttgcattttctatattttaaaattatttaaaagatatcattttatattataaaaaaaaattcaaaatttagtaattaaaatattattatcttttgaatAATGATTTACGCAATGCCATACTAccagagagaaaataaaattacaagaaaCGCATCAATTGATGAATATTATATACCGttaaaatatacatacatatttatttgtctGCAATTTTTTCCAAAGAAAACagttaaaatatgaaaatccaACATGAACTAGGATAAAAACTATGTTTCTGATATCCAAATATTAAGCAAAAAACATATACATTTTTCTGTATAAGCCCACAAAAGAAGTTGCCACAAGGCAAACACAGCATTACAAGCAGAAACAGTGGTAAAAATCATCATAAACCTTTCTCTGTAAGACAAAATTTTTACATAACGCACTCTTGTACAAAAGTTAATAAAAGAAAGCAAATTGAAAAAAGAGAGGCACTAACAATTTCTTCTCACTGGATCATAAATAGAAAcagagtatatatataaatataaaaaaagaagaagaggagattgaaataaaaaacaaaattcaatatttatcGTGGACAACATCTACACTCGCGGAGCAGAACAAGACCCTTCGGAAAATCCGAGAGAGAGCAGAACACGAGATCTCCTTAGCCTTACTCCAAACGAAGCACTTTGTTTTGCCGGTGTCGGGCTTtgagttgttgttgttgttgtgacGTTTCTTCTTCTTGGCGCCAAAACATTTGTGAGGTTTGTCGGCGTCGTTATCTTCTTCCCTGGAGAAGGTGTAGCTTCTGAGATACATCTGCCTGCAGGAGATACTGTCCACCACTCTGGGGTGTCCGTACACGTGGCAACCCTTTTCTCTGTTGCAACTCACTGACCTCACAAACTCCGCATCCGATTCCGGCCACTTGTAAAGGTTCACGTACGTCGCCCTCACCGGAACACGTGGGTCACGTGCGTCGTTGAGGCACTGCGATATGCAAACCGAGGTCATCGTATCGTATcgtatcttttcttcttcttcttcttcttgtgaCCTCTCTCGGGTGAGAGTGGGTATAAATTGAGAAGAGTTAAATGAAaaaggagaaaggaagaaagaagaaaaaacttagattagaagAAAGGGGTGTGGAAAGGAAAAGACTAATAATGATTGAATGGATTTGTAGTGGACATTATTTGTGAGGCTATCATGTGCCATGATTTGCAATGACTGCGTTTTTCGGTGTTAGTTGTTGTGTGTGAGAGAGTATGTGATGTTGAAGCCTAGTTTTAAGTGTGTTTTGAAGCTTCCATACGCTGCCAAAACACAAGCCAAGTGGGGgaaatcatgttttctttccttctttttttctttttatgctggattttcttttcttatctgAACCAAAATggtgatgaaaaatatttattcaccaTGTTTACTAAAATCTCATATagagtaattaaaaaaacaaaaacagtagaaaaatattatagaaataGCGTAAATAGAGGGACTATCGCGGATGTGTGTACGCATGTTTTATATATGCTTGATATTACATTAGTAGGAgatgatattataatgttattaagttaatatataaaataaaaaattatatttattaaaaataaaaaattatatttattaaaaataaaatggaatatatcagaaaatatgagagaataacaattgataaatagaaaaaaagaaaagaagcagatatagacgattttataaaatgtttgtaaaaataacggtcaatttttaaaaatttaataaataattacattttaaagagtaaaattaaaattttgaaatgtggacacaaatgaaaaaattatctttatatattgttatagataaagagttatttttagaattatcaaataaatcttttgtgtgTATGGAAGACTTGGATAATTATATatcattgaaaaaattataaattttaatagaaaaattgtactataaaaaatttgtagttatgataaaaaaattgaactataAAGGTGTGCATTTCACAAAAAGAATTAAGATTTGTATTGTTGGTCcacaaaaaattatactaaGAAGAATTtgcagtttttattttattagtgtgTAATTTtccaagaaaaataatataggaAGAGTTAGGTACAGAAACACTTGAATTATGGGTTCAACACTCCCTTGTGAGAATTTTGGTTTGGGAtttagtgaaaaagaaagatggattTGACACTTCTGAAAATACAACAAAGGAGAACCAAACAATTTGGAGCATCTCTTGACTTTTCCGATATGGGTTCTTATTTTGCTTTTTTGTGTGCTATAATAATGTCACGTTAGATTTAAGAATTCCTACCAAATTTCACTTCGATGTTAAAGTTGTTGACACAAATTTTAActtatgttgtttttataaTCGATGGTTTCGCATCTTTGTATGGTGCATGACATGAGAGAGTGCGATTCATTTGtggataaaaagatatatatatatatatatatatatatatatatatatatatataataacgtataa carries:
- the LOC114194952 gene encoding uncharacterized protein LOC114194952, yielding MTSVCISQCLNDARDPRVPVRATYVNLYKWPESDAEFVRSVSCNREKGCHVYGHPRVVDSISCRQMYLRSYTFSREEDNDADKPHKCFGAKKKKRHNNNNNSKPDTGKTKCFVWSKAKEISCSALSRIFRRVLFCSASVDVVHDKY